Proteins from a genomic interval of bacterium:
- a CDS encoding four helix bundle protein — translation MQIKYFEDLEVWKSARELTNKIYKITNSGNFSKDYGLRDQIRRASVSIMSNIAEGYERSGNQELIQFLSIAKGSCGEVRTQLYVAMDQEYLDKKQCEELISAFKKISIMLNNFMEYLKGSRLKGVKYKMPRQKTMKEELDEIVRNLNVKKPESSESV, via the coding sequence ATGCAAATAAAATATTTTGAAGACCTCGAAGTCTGGAAATCGGCGAGAGAATTGACAAACAAGATTTATAAAATTACAAACAGCGGCAATTTTTCAAAAGATTACGGCCTGAGAGACCAGATAAGGCGGGCATCTGTTTCCATAATGTCCAATATTGCCGAAGGTTATGAAAGAAGCGGCAATCAGGAATTGATTCAATTTCTTTCGATTGCCAAGGGTTCCTGTGGAGAGGTTAGGACCCAGTTATATGTTGCGATGGACCAGGAATACCTTGATAAGAAACAATGTGAAGAATTAATAAGCGCATTTAAGAAGATTTCTATTATGCTTAACAATTTTATGGAATATTTAAAAGGAAGCCGCCTGAAAGGTGTAAAATATAAAATGCCGAGGCAAAAGACCATGAAAGAGGAATTGGATGAAATAGTCCGAAACTTGAAC